A portion of the Caenorhabditis elegans chromosome III genome contains these proteins:
- the unc-103 gene encoding Potassium voltage-gated channel unc-103 (Partially confirmed by transcript evidence), whose amino-acid sequence MSSSTNHTGIIQHHPSQSQQQATTSSGAGNAVASQAKQLMVVLQSGSYKVLSLGADVLPEYKLQPTRIHHCTIVHYSPFKAVWDWIILLLVIYTAVFTPYVAAFLLRELQDTAKKSRFTEPLEIVDLIVDIMFIVDIIINFRTTYVNENDEACQVVSDPGKIATHYFKGWFIIDMVAAVPFDLLLVSTNSDETTTLIGLLKTARLLRLVRVARKLDRYSEYGAAVLLLLMATFALIAHWLACIWYAIGSAELSHKEYTWLHQLSKQLAQPYTSTNGTIPTGGPTLKSRYVTSLYFTLSTITSIGFGNVSATTDSEKIFTIIMMILGSLMYASVFGNVSAIIQRLYSGTARYHTEMSRLREFIRFHQIPNPLRQRLEEYFQHAWSYTNGIDMNLVLKGFPDCLQADICLHLNRNLLSGCAAFAGSTPGCLRALSMRFRTTHSPPGDTLVHRGDILTGLYFIARGSVEILNDDNTVMGILGKDDIFGENPLLYDEVGKSSCNVRALTYCDLHKILRDDLLDVLDMYPEFAETFCKNLTITYNLRDDAQSLRKKFDRHKLLRMSSSMNKDRYTTPPDGDHGNAAVRRSAESVSRCDSNPIDRRQSAGSRNRSDDYEERRANMFGRRLESIESQMERMQNKFNSDMETLIKLVKEQSIIRNNGSSNEEPNARYRPNNYISSAIRLPNGGGGGVVDEMRVSRLSSHEPPTPTQETDTIL is encoded by the exons ATGTCGTCCAGCACCAATCATACCGGCATCATTCAACACCATCCATCCCAATCCCAACAACAAGCGACGACGTCGTCTGGTGCTGGAAATGCGGTCGCTTCGCAAGCCAAACAGCTTATGGTGGTGCTTCAAAGTGGATCCTATAAG gttCTATCACTTGGCGCCGATGTTCTGCCAGAGTACAAACTGCAGCCAACTAGGATACATCACTGCACAATTGTACATTACAG TCCGTTCAAAGCAGTATGGGATTGGATAATTCTGTTACTTGTAATATATACGGCTGTATTTACACCGTATGTGGCCGCATTTCTACTCCGTGAACTACAGGACACAGCCAAAAAATCACGGTTTACGGAACCACtggaaattgtcgatttgatTGTTGATATCATGTTTATTGTtgatattattattaattttcgaacCACATATGTCAATGAGAATGATGAG GCGTGTCAGGTGGTGTCGGATCCAGGAAAAATTGCCACGCATTACTTCAAAGGATGGTTCATCATCGATATGGTCGCTGCAGTACCATTCGATTTATTGCTTGTCAGTACAAACAGTGATGAG ACAACAACACTTATCGGGTTGCTAAAAACTGCTCGTTTATTACGATTGGTACGGGTCGCCAGAAAACTGGATAGGTATTCGGAATACGGTGCTGCTGTTTTACTACTTCTTATGGCTACATTTGCACTTATAGCACATTGGTTGGCATGTATATG gtATGCAATTGGTAGTGCAGAATTATCACATAAAGAGTACACATGGTTGCATCAGTTAT CCAAGCAACTTGCACAACCTTACACATCAACAAATGGTACAATACCAACCGGTGGTCCAACGTTAAAAAGTCGATACGTAACATCACTCTATTTTACATTATCCACAATTACATCTATCGGTTTCGGAAATGTATCGGCGACGACAGACTCTGAGAAGATCTTCACAATTATCATGATGATTCTCGGTTCTTTGATGTACGCCTCTGTGTTCGGTAATGTATCGGCGATTATTCAGAGGTTGTACTCGGGAACTGCAAGATATCATACGGAGATGTCAAGGCTCAGAGAATTTATCCGATTTCACCAG aTCCCAAATCCTCTACGACAACGATTAGAGGAATACTTCCAACATGCATGGTCCTACACCAACGGAATTGACATGAATTTGGTTTTGAAGGGGTTTCCCGACTGCCTTCAAGCTGATATTTGTCTTCATTTGAATAGGAATCTGTTGAGTGGTTGTGCAGCATTTGCAGGCAGCACACCCGGATGTCTCAGAGCACTTTCGATGAG GTTTCGAACGACACATTCACCGCCGGGAGATACTCTGGTACATCGTGGAGATATTTTAACGGGATTGTACTTCATCGCGAGAGGAAGTGTAGAAATATTGAATGATGATAACACGGTTATGGGGATTTTGG gcaaaGATGACATATTTGGAGAGAATCCCCTATTATATGACGAAGTTGGCAAATCATCATGTAATGTGAGGGCGCTCACCTATTGTGATCTGCATAAAATATTGAG AGACGACCTCCTCGATGTACTTGACATGTATCCCGAGTTTGCTGAAACATTTTGCAAGAATCTCACGATAACATACAATTTGAGAGATGATGCTCAAAGTCTTCGCAAGAAATTCGATCGTCATAAATTGCTTCGAATGTCATCATCAATGAACAAAGATCGGTATACAACACCTCCAGATGGGGATCATGGAAATGCGGCTGTTAGAAGAAGTGCTGAATCAGTTTCTCGATGTGATTCAAATCCCATCGATAGGAGGCAGTCAGCCGGATCGAGGA accgaTCAGATGATTATGAAGAACGAAGGGCAAACATGTTTGGAAGGAGGCTTGAATCAATTGAAAG cCAAATGGAACGAATGCAGAACAAGTTTAATAGTGATATGGAGACATTGATCAAACTTGTAAAAGAGCAATCGATAATCCGAAACAATGGATCATCAAATGAAG AGCCCAATGCCCGTTACCGTCCGAACAACTACATATCGTCAGCGATACGTCTTCCGaatggaggtggtggtggagttGTCGATGAGATGAGAGTCTCGAGGCTCTCATCACACGAGCCACCAACACCCACACAAGAAACTGATACTATTCTATAA
- the unc-103 gene encoding Potassium voltage-gated channel unc-103 (Confirmed by transcript evidence), giving the protein MRAVLSLGADVLPEYKLQPTRIHHCTIVHYSPFKAVWDWIILLLVIYTAVFTPYVAAFLLRELQDTAKKSRFTEPLEIVDLIVDIMFIVDIIINFRTTYVNENDEACQVVSDPGKIATHYFKGWFIIDMVAAVPFDLLLVSTNSDETTTLIGLLKTARLLRLVRVARKLDRYSEYGAAVLLLLMATFALIAHWLACIWYAIGSAELSHKEYTWLHQLSKQLAQPYTSTNGTIPTGGPTLKSRYVTSLYFTLSTITSIGFGNVSATTDSEKIFTIIMMILGSLMYASVFGNVSAIIQRLYSGTARYHTEMSRLREFIRFHQIPNPLRQRLEEYFQHAWSYTNGIDMNLVLKGFPDCLQADICLHLNRNLLSGCAAFAGSTPGCLRALSMRFRTTHSPPGDTLVHRGDILTGLYFIARGSVEILNDDNTVMGILGKDDIFGENPLLYDEVGKSSCNVRALTYCDLHKILRDDLLDVLDMYPEFAETFCKNLTITYNLRDDAQSLRKKFDRHKLLRMSSSMNKDRYTTPPDGDHGNAAVRRSAESVSRCDSNPIDRRQSAGSRSSSRCSPPHAALTATRSEATPLLRRSTNHHEEDDALFDDIRAFARGNTVTMSPTVAGNSVSPTTAIHNDGIHSQQLSDRSDDYEERRANMFGRRLESIESQMERMQNKFNSDMETLIKLVKEQSIIRNNGSSNEEPNARYRPNNYISSAIRLPNGGGGGVVDEMRVSRLSSHEPPTPTQETDTIL; this is encoded by the exons gttCTATCACTTGGCGCCGATGTTCTGCCAGAGTACAAACTGCAGCCAACTAGGATACATCACTGCACAATTGTACATTACAG TCCGTTCAAAGCAGTATGGGATTGGATAATTCTGTTACTTGTAATATATACGGCTGTATTTACACCGTATGTGGCCGCATTTCTACTCCGTGAACTACAGGACACAGCCAAAAAATCACGGTTTACGGAACCACtggaaattgtcgatttgatTGTTGATATCATGTTTATTGTtgatattattattaattttcgaacCACATATGTCAATGAGAATGATGAG GCGTGTCAGGTGGTGTCGGATCCAGGAAAAATTGCCACGCATTACTTCAAAGGATGGTTCATCATCGATATGGTCGCTGCAGTACCATTCGATTTATTGCTTGTCAGTACAAACAGTGATGAG ACAACAACACTTATCGGGTTGCTAAAAACTGCTCGTTTATTACGATTGGTACGGGTCGCCAGAAAACTGGATAGGTATTCGGAATACGGTGCTGCTGTTTTACTACTTCTTATGGCTACATTTGCACTTATAGCACATTGGTTGGCATGTATATG gtATGCAATTGGTAGTGCAGAATTATCACATAAAGAGTACACATGGTTGCATCAGTTAT CCAAGCAACTTGCACAACCTTACACATCAACAAATGGTACAATACCAACCGGTGGTCCAACGTTAAAAAGTCGATACGTAACATCACTCTATTTTACATTATCCACAATTACATCTATCGGTTTCGGAAATGTATCGGCGACGACAGACTCTGAGAAGATCTTCACAATTATCATGATGATTCTCGGTTCTTTGATGTACGCCTCTGTGTTCGGTAATGTATCGGCGATTATTCAGAGGTTGTACTCGGGAACTGCAAGATATCATACGGAGATGTCAAGGCTCAGAGAATTTATCCGATTTCACCAG aTCCCAAATCCTCTACGACAACGATTAGAGGAATACTTCCAACATGCATGGTCCTACACCAACGGAATTGACATGAATTTGGTTTTGAAGGGGTTTCCCGACTGCCTTCAAGCTGATATTTGTCTTCATTTGAATAGGAATCTGTTGAGTGGTTGTGCAGCATTTGCAGGCAGCACACCCGGATGTCTCAGAGCACTTTCGATGAG GTTTCGAACGACACATTCACCGCCGGGAGATACTCTGGTACATCGTGGAGATATTTTAACGGGATTGTACTTCATCGCGAGAGGAAGTGTAGAAATATTGAATGATGATAACACGGTTATGGGGATTTTGG gcaaaGATGACATATTTGGAGAGAATCCCCTATTATATGACGAAGTTGGCAAATCATCATGTAATGTGAGGGCGCTCACCTATTGTGATCTGCATAAAATATTGAG AGACGACCTCCTCGATGTACTTGACATGTATCCCGAGTTTGCTGAAACATTTTGCAAGAATCTCACGATAACATACAATTTGAGAGATGATGCTCAAAGTCTTCGCAAGAAATTCGATCGTCATAAATTGCTTCGAATGTCATCATCAATGAACAAAGATCGGTATACAACACCTCCAGATGGGGATCATGGAAATGCGGCTGTTAGAAGAAGTGCTGAATCAGTTTCTCGATGTGATTCAAATCCCATCGATAGGAGGCAGTCAGCCGGATCGAGGA GCTCGTCTCGTTGCTCACCCCCACACGCTGCTCTCACTGCAACCCGATCTGAAGCTACTCCATTACTCCGAAGATCGACGAATCATCATGAGGAAGATGACGCATTGTTTGATGATATCAGAGCATTTGCACGTGGAAATACAGTAACAATGTCTCCAACGGTTGCTGGTAATTCAGTGTCTCCAACAACGGCAATTCATAATGATGGGATACATTCACAGCAATTGAGCG accgaTCAGATGATTATGAAGAACGAAGGGCAAACATGTTTGGAAGGAGGCTTGAATCAATTGAAAG cCAAATGGAACGAATGCAGAACAAGTTTAATAGTGATATGGAGACATTGATCAAACTTGTAAAAGAGCAATCGATAATCCGAAACAATGGATCATCAAATGAAG AGCCCAATGCCCGTTACCGTCCGAACAACTACATATCGTCAGCGATACGTCTTCCGaatggaggtggtggtggagttGTCGATGAGATGAGAGTCTCGAGGCTCTCATCACACGAGCCACCAACACCCACACAAGAAACTGATACTATTCTATAA